In Bradyrhizobium symbiodeficiens, the genomic stretch AACCGGCAGCTGCAAGAGAAGGCCGCCGGCATAGATCCCGACGGCCTTTTCTCTTGAGCGAAAAAGTCGCTTATCCGTAATTGCCCGGACTCAACGCATCACATCGACCAGGACAGCCTATGCGACGTTGTCGCAGCGCGCCGTGCTGTTGCGTGGTCTCAGTCTTAGCGCAACGGCATCGGCGGACGCACGATTGGTCCGTCGTCATCGGCGACGGCTTGAGTCGTGGTAACAGGCGGGACCGGCGGCGGCACCGCGGCAGCCTGCGACGGCGGTGGCGCAAGCGGGGCGGGAGAATAGGCCGGCATGTAGGTATGCGACACGGCCGGTTTCGGTTTGCGAACCGGCGGCGGTGACGGAGCTCGCGGTGGGAGCGCAGCGGCGCGTGCGCGCGGATCGACCGGCTTGACCTCAGCTGTCGGCTTCGGCACGGGCGGTTTTGCCATCTCGCGCGCCATCTGCTCCTGTCCGGCCTTCAACTCGGCGATGCTGGCTTTGAGCGCTTCGATCTGCTGCGCCATCGCGGCGAGATCGTGCGTCATCGATTGCACCGACTGCGCTGCATCGGGCTGCGTCGCTGCAGGCGCAACTGCGGCGACCTGGACTGCGGGCGGCGTCGCAGATTGATCGGCCGTTTGATCGGTTGCCGCCTGCTCCGTGGGCGGTGCGGCCTGCGCGGCAGCGACCGGCGCGGTCTGCGATGTCGACGGCAGCAGCGACGCCAATGCCGGTGTCCATTCGGCGAGCATCTGCTTGGCGGCGTCGCCGTGTTGCGCCCAGACGATCGTGGCGGCCGCGCTGCCGCCCGCGAACAGAAACGTGACGAAAGCGCCGCGCAGCCACTTGCCGGCGGCGGATCGCTTCCGCGGACCGGCACCATCGTTCGCGGCGACGCGGACGGCCGTGTCGACAGAGGGCGGGGGTGCCGCCTGCGACTCCGAGATAGGACTGAACCTGGGCTCCAGAGAGATTTTGCGCTCGAACGAGGCTTTGGGCTCCGGCACGAATTTCGGCTCCGGACGGGTCGCGATGTCAGGTGCCAGCGCGGGCGCAACGCTGATGGGGCGCGAAGCCAGCACAATGTCGGGCGAAATCTGAATCGCGTCGTGCGGATCGTTGTCCTTGACCGTGTCCTTCACGATCTCATCGACGATTTGCTTGGGGTTCAGCGTCGCGAGCATCGCAGCTCCTTTGAAGCCGGGTGTTTGAAGCCCGGGCGCTTGAAATACTGGTCGTCCGCATTGGCGCGAGCCGATCTATTGAGGTGAGCCCATCCCGATGGGACGAGCTCGAACGATGACGCACGAGTCCAGCCGGGTTTGACCAAAGCAAGGCGAGGGGATGGAGATGATGCAACGCTCTTCCGCCGTTTGTGGTGATGGAACCCGCCTCGTCGAACACGCGCAATTGTTCCGCGCGGCCTTGTTTTCAGCACGATTTTGGCGGCATCTGGAAACGCTGGGGGCAGTGCTATCCGCTATCGGGGGCCGGCGCGGTGCCAAGATTACTAATCGCTCTATTCGCTGTTGCCCTGCTGCCGCTGGGCGGCTGCATGCAGACTACACTTTCGCCATCGACCGACGCGAGCATGACACCGCGCGACCGGCAGTTGCTCGCGCATACGCCTTACGCGCAAGCGAACGTGCCCGAGCAATTTCTCCGTCACGTCGTCGACTACCAGCGCAAGGAGCAGCCGGGTACCATCCTGGTCGATACCGACGCGCGCTACCTCTATTTCGTGCTGCCCGAGGGCAAGGCGATCCGCTACGGCGTTGCGGTCGGCGAGGAAGCCATGGCGTTCTCCGGCGTCGCGCGGGTCGGCCGTCTGGCGGAATGGCCGGACTGGGTTCCGACGGCAGATATCCAGGCGCGGCTCGGACCATATCCGGCACGCGTTCCCGGCGGTCCCGCCAATCCCTTGGGCGCGCGGGGCATCTATCTCTATTCCGGTAACAAGGACACGCTCTACCGCATCCACGGCACCAACCAGCCGGAATATATCGGGCAGGCGATCTCGTCCGGTTGTATCCGAATGCGCAACGAGGACGTGATCGATCTCTACGACCGGGTGAAGCTCAATTCGACGGTCGTGGTGCTGCCGCCGGGACAGAGCGCGCAGGCCGAGGCGGGCGGAAGCTGGCGCGGGTGAAGGCTCAGGCGCGCTCTGGTGCGGACGCGCGCGGTCTGATCTCGCTCTAGTCCTCAGGCCGGGCAATGCGCCATTGCAGCGTGGTTGCGGTGCCGTTGGCTTCACCTGGCGTCTTGTCGGCGGGGGAGGTGTAGAGCGGGCGATAACGGTACGCCCACATCTTGCTGCCGTCGTTGCGGCTGATCACCGTGAAGTCGCCGACCGCCCTGGCGTCGGCCGTCGCGGCGAGCGGTACCCAGCTCTCGGTACATTTGCCGTTGCAGTTCGACGTCTTTCCCGTGGTGTCGCGCTCGTAAGTGTAGAGCGTCATGCCCTTGAGATCGACGAGCTTGGGACCCTGCTTGGTGATGATCACCTTCGCCGGCGCGGTCGCCGCCTCAGGCTTGGGCGCAGGCGCGGCATCGCCGCCGCCATGGCCGTTTGCGAGCGCAAAGCCAGTCGAGAGCGCGATGGTCGCTGCCGCAATGACGAACCTGAACATCCTGATCTCCCGAACCGGCAAAGTTAATCGCGCGTTAAACGCAGAATGTTGCCGAGCGTAGCGGCCGAAGGTTAGTTCCTGGTTTCGCGATGCTGCGACAATCACCCGCACGGATACGGGATCATGCCTGCACGTGGCGCAGCGGCGCGCGGCTCAGATCGTTGCCGGCGGCAATCGCCTTGCGCAGCAGCCGCATCAATTCCTCGCCCTCTCTGTCGCTGAGGCCGCGCAGCAGGATGCGCTGGGCCGATTCCACTGATGGTGTGATCTTGCGCAGCGTGCGCCGGCCCTCGTCGGTGATCTCGAGCTCGCGGGCGCGGCGATCGCGGCTGGAGGCGCGGCGCTCGGCCAGTCCCTTCTGCACGAGGCGATCGATCACGCCGGTGATGGTGGTGCGGTCATAGGCGATCAAGCCTGCGAGCGTTACCTGGTCGAGCCCCGGATTGGCCTTGATGGTCGCGAGCGCGGCGTATTGCACCGGCGTGAGGTCGAAGCCGGCGTCCGCGACCTCGGCCAGGAACACCGCAACGGCGATCTGCTGGAACCGGCGCGCGAGATGCCCGGGCATATCGTTGTTATCTTTCACCGAATTCTCCTAGGAGCCAGGGGTGCACCGTCGTTGACAAGTATACTGATAGTCAGCATACTGAGCAATATCAAAACAGACACAGAGTTGACGGGAGAGGCGCATGCAATTCCATCTGAATGGATTTCAGCCGGGCGACCCTGACATCGCCGACCCCGCCGAGCGCGTTCAGGCCCCGGGCGCGGCGGGCGCCGTGCCTGACGAGGTCGATGTCCTCATCGTCGGCTGTGGCCCTGCGGGCCTCACGCTCGCCGCCCAGCTTGCGCAATTCCCTGATTTCAAGACCTGCATCGTCGAGCAGAAGCCGGATCGCCTGCTGGTCGGGCAGGCCGACGGCATCGCCTGCCGCACCATGGAAATGTTCCATGCCTACGGCTTCAGCGAGCGCGTGCTGAAGGAGGCCTATTGGGTCAACGAGACCACGTTCTGGAAGCCGGACGAGCGGCTGCCCGAGACCATTGTCCGCAGCGGAAGGGTGCAGGACGTCGAGGACGGGCTGTCGGAATTCCCGCACGTCATCCTCAACCAGGCGCGCATCCATGACGGCTTTCTCGATGTCATGCGCAAATCGCCGGCCAAGCTCGAACCTCATTACAGCCGCCGCCTGCTCGACCTCCAGGTCGATCTGGCGGCAGGTCCCGCCGATCCTGCCGTGACCGTGCGTCTGGAACGCCTCGACGCTGCGAACGAGGGGAAGGTCGAAACGATCAAGGCGCGCTATGTCGTCGGTTGCGACGGTGCGCGCAGCATGGTGCGAAAGTCGATCGGGCGAGAGCTGCACGGCGATTCCGCCAACCATGCCTGGGGCGTGATGGACGTGCTGGCGGTGACCGATTTCCCGGACATCCGCTTCAAGTCCCTGATCCAGTCGGCGAAGGACGGCAGCCTGCTGATCATTCCGCGTGAGGGCGGCTACATGGTCCGCATCTATGTCGAGCTCGCCAAGCTCGAGGTCGGTGAGCGCGTCGCGAACCGCAACATCACCGCCGACGATGTGATTGCGAAGGCGCAGCGGATCCTGAAGCCGCATACGCTGGAGGTGAAGGAGATCGCCTGGTGGTCGGTCTACGAGATCGGCCAGCGTCTCACCGACAAGTTCGACGATGTGCCGGAGTCCGAGATCGCATCGCGCCTGCCGCGTATCTTCATCGCCGGCGATGCCTGCCATACCCACAGCCCCAAGGCCGGACAGGGCATGAACGTCTCGATGCAGGACGCCTTCAATCTCGGCTGGAAACTTGCCGCCGTCCTGCGGAAGCAGTGCGCTCCAAACCTGCTGCATTCCTATTCGGCGGAGCGCCAGTCGGTTGCGAAAGAGCTGATCGATTTCGATCGCGAATGGGCAGGGATTTTGGCGTCGTCAGCAAAAGCGGGTGGCGCCGATGCCGCCAGGACGCAGGATTATTTCGTCAGGCACGGCCGCTACACCGCGGGCACGGCGACGCATTACACGTCATCGATCCTCACCGGTGCAGCCTCGCATCAGCGCCTCGCGCAAGGCCTCGTGATCGGCAAGCGCTTCCACTCCGCACCGGTGATCCGGCTGGCGGATGCCAAGCCGGTTCATCTCGGCCACGCCGCGCAGGCTGATGGCCGCTTCCGGATCTACGCGTTTTCGCCTGCCGAAGATCCTGCGGCCGCAGGCTCCGCCATTCGCGCGCTGTGCAACTTCCTCGCTGAGGCCCGGGAGTCTCCGGTGAGACGATACACCCCCGTTGGCGCCGACATCGACAGCGTGATCGATCTGCGGGCGGTGTTCCAGCAAAATCATCGCGAACTCGCCGTCGCGGCGATGCCGTCGCTGCTGCTCCCGCGCAAGGGGCGCTATGGTTTGCGCGACTACGAAAAGATGTTCTGTCCGGACCTCAAGAGCGGCCAGGACATTTTCACGATGCGCGGCATCGATCGGAAAGCCGGCTGCGTGGTCGTGGTGCGGCCGGACCAGTATGTCGCGAACGTGCTGCCGCTCTCCGACTTTGCCGGGCTTGCGTCGTACTTCGACGCGTTCATGTTGCAGGTCAACTAACGGTCCTTCAGCGCGCCATAGGCGGTGCGCCGATGAACGGCGGATGAATATTGAACCGCGCACGGGCGCGCATCTCGATCTTTCGATGGATGGCGCGCCGTACGCGGAACGCCTGTTCTGCTGGCGCGTTCCGCCTCTCAAAGGAGGACTGCGCCATGAAGTTCAGAACCGCTTTAGTTGCAGCATTGTTGCTGGTCCCGACGGCCGCGCTGGCCGCGCCGGGCATCGTCACCGTCTCGACCGGATTGCGGGCCGGGCCGGGGCCGGGCTTTCCCCTGGTCGATCGCGTCCCCGAGGGCGCCCGCGTCAACATCCATGGCTGCCTGCGCGGCAATGCCTGGTGCGACGTCAGCTTCTCCGATGACCGCGGCTGGGTGTCGTCGCAATATCTCGAATATCTCTACCGCAATCATTACATCTATCTCCCCGACTATGTCGATGAGATCGACGTTCCCGTCGTTCCCTTCGTGCTGACCTCGTATTGGTCCAGCCACTACGAAGGGCGTCCTTTTTATCGCCGCCACGCTTACTGGAATAAGTACTGGACCTCGCACGAGCGCGTCGCGACGCGGATGACGATTGATCCGCGTGCGGCTCGCATCGGCCGTGCGGCGACTCGCGATGCCGCAATCGCGCTCGAACGCAGCGGCGTGCGCGGTAAGGGAACCGCCACGATCTCAAAGCGTGACGCCGCGACCACACAGCACGACGCTGCGATCGCGAAGCGCGGCGCTGCTGTTATGCCCGACCGGACCCGCGCTGGACGAAACGAGCGCATCGCGCAAGAACGGACCAACGCGCAGAGCCGCAATCCGCGCGATGCACAGGCACGCATGATGCACGAGCGGGCTGCGACCCGCGCTCCGGTGCGTGCGCAGCCGATGGCCCGCGCGCACGAAGCGCCCCGCGTATCGGCCGCGCCTCCAGCGCGTCCGGTGATGCCGCATGTCGCCCAGCCAAACGTGAGCCATGGTTCGCCGATGAATGCCCGTGCGCAGATGCCGGCGCCGCGCGCCGCCGCGCCTGCAATGCCCCACGGCGGCGGGGGCGGTGCTCCGCATATCAATGCCGCCCCGCGTGGCGGCAGCGCCCCGGCGGCCGGCCCCGGTGGCGGACATCAGAGGCACTAGCATCGCAAAGGGAAGCCCGGCCCTGGTGCCGGGCTTTTTCCTCGCTTGTCGAGGCTTTTACAATTTAAGATAGTTCTTCGCTGGCAGATTTCATCGATCGTAACATGTCTACCCAAAGCTGTAAGCATCCACTCGGGGCAGCGGGGCACGGGAGGATGATATGAAACAGGGCCAGGCGGAGACGCGCCGCCAAAACGTCGCGAAGCGTTCGATGACGAAGGAAGCCAGACAGCTGACCGGCCTCATTGCCGGACTGCGCGAGTCCCTCGAAAGGATCCACAAGGAACGGACGGGCACAAAGCTCTCCGGCGCCGAGATGGGCATGCTCGACGAGCGCCGCAACAACCTGCTGCTCACCATCGCAGCCCTCGACGACCGCCTCTCTGCGGTGCAGGGGCTGATCGATCTCGGCCGCCCCCACATCATCCGCGTGCATTAGGGCTCCGGAATCGGGATGATCGGTTCCATCG encodes the following:
- a CDS encoding SH3 domain-containing protein yields the protein MKFRTALVAALLLVPTAALAAPGIVTVSTGLRAGPGPGFPLVDRVPEGARVNIHGCLRGNAWCDVSFSDDRGWVSSQYLEYLYRNHYIYLPDYVDEIDVPVVPFVLTSYWSSHYEGRPFYRRHAYWNKYWTSHERVATRMTIDPRAARIGRAATRDAAIALERSGVRGKGTATISKRDAATTQHDAAIAKRGAAVMPDRTRAGRNERIAQERTNAQSRNPRDAQARMMHERAATRAPVRAQPMARAHEAPRVSAAPPARPVMPHVAQPNVSHGSPMNARAQMPAPRAAAPAMPHGGGGGAPHINAAPRGGSAPAAGPGGGHQRH
- a CDS encoding MarR family winged helix-turn-helix transcriptional regulator, encoding MKDNNDMPGHLARRFQQIAVAVFLAEVADAGFDLTPVQYAALATIKANPGLDQVTLAGLIAYDRTTITGVIDRLVQKGLAERRASSRDRRARELEITDEGRRTLRKITPSVESAQRILLRGLSDREGEELMRLLRKAIAAGNDLSRAPLRHVQA
- a CDS encoding FAD-binding monooxygenase, which translates into the protein MQFHLNGFQPGDPDIADPAERVQAPGAAGAVPDEVDVLIVGCGPAGLTLAAQLAQFPDFKTCIVEQKPDRLLVGQADGIACRTMEMFHAYGFSERVLKEAYWVNETTFWKPDERLPETIVRSGRVQDVEDGLSEFPHVILNQARIHDGFLDVMRKSPAKLEPHYSRRLLDLQVDLAAGPADPAVTVRLERLDAANEGKVETIKARYVVGCDGARSMVRKSIGRELHGDSANHAWGVMDVLAVTDFPDIRFKSLIQSAKDGSLLIIPREGGYMVRIYVELAKLEVGERVANRNITADDVIAKAQRILKPHTLEVKEIAWWSVYEIGQRLTDKFDDVPESEIASRLPRIFIAGDACHTHSPKAGQGMNVSMQDAFNLGWKLAAVLRKQCAPNLLHSYSAERQSVAKELIDFDREWAGILASSAKAGGADAARTQDYFVRHGRYTAGTATHYTSSILTGAASHQRLAQGLVIGKRFHSAPVIRLADAKPVHLGHAAQADGRFRIYAFSPAEDPAAAGSAIRALCNFLAEARESPVRRYTPVGADIDSVIDLRAVFQQNHRELAVAAMPSLLLPRKGRYGLRDYEKMFCPDLKSGQDIFTMRGIDRKAGCVVVVRPDQYVANVLPLSDFAGLASYFDAFMLQVN
- a CDS encoding L,D-transpeptidase; protein product: MPRLLIALFAVALLPLGGCMQTTLSPSTDASMTPRDRQLLAHTPYAQANVPEQFLRHVVDYQRKEQPGTILVDTDARYLYFVLPEGKAIRYGVAVGEEAMAFSGVARVGRLAEWPDWVPTADIQARLGPYPARVPGGPANPLGARGIYLYSGNKDTLYRIHGTNQPEYIGQAISSGCIRMRNEDVIDLYDRVKLNSTVVVLPPGQSAQAEAGGSWRG